In the Synechococcus sp. MU1643 genome, TCAACCAGGTCCACCAGTTCCTCGAACAGAGACTCCGAACAGTCGGGTGTTCCATTGGCAGCCTGAGCCGACTGATCAAGGCTGGTGCGAATCCGTTTGGCGCGCTCCGCACGATCGACAACAACGCCGGCGGCGGCGAGGGTTTCACCAAACACCTCCGCTGATGCGATGGACAGTGACTCGTCACCATGGAGACGGTGGGCACGGCTCAAACGATCGCTGCGGACCTCGGGGTCAGCGCCATCGAGCACCACAGGTATCACCTCTGCCCCCTTGAGCGCTAACAGCCAGCGGATGGGGCGGCTGAAGCGCTGGGCGCCGGTGCCCCAGCGCATGAACCGCCGACCCTGGAGAGCATCAATCCATTGGGGAATCAGCCCCTGGAGCAGTTCAACACTGGCTTGACCGGGGGTGAGCACGGTTGCGAAGACACAAGGGCCCTTCGGAGTGTCACGCTGCTCAAGGGCTGAAGGATCAACACCGCAGCGCTTGGCGAAACCGATGGCCGCAGGCCCTGGGATGCCGTCCTTGAAGGCCTGAGCCACAGCAGGCCCCTTGCACTCTTCCTGAAGATCTGGCTGGCGCTCCTCCAGCTCAGCGACGGAGACCACCAGACGCCGTGGGGTGCCGAACACAGACACAGCTCCATGGCCCAGCCTTGCCTCACGCAGATCACGACTGACTCGCTGCTGCAGCTGGTCAAGCGCTTGCTTGACGAAATCTGCAGGAAGCTCCTCGGTGCCGATTTCCAGAACAAAGGTTGCCGTCACGCCAAGGTCAGAGCCGAAGGCGACTGTATTGGAAGCCGTTTCGCTACGTTCAAAACAAGAAAACCTTTTCGGGTTGGGGGAAGGCTCCTTGGCAGTGGCGGAATCAAGAACTCAATCGCTGTCCAAGGCGGAGCAGCGCAAGCTGGACAGCGACTATCTGCGCGAACCGTTGTTGAGCGAACTCAGCAACGACGACGTTCGCTTCACGGAAGATGCCGTTCAACTGCTGAAGTTTCACGGCAGCTACCAACAGCACCACCGCGAACTGCGCAAAACAGACAAGGTCCGCAGTTGGCAAATGATGCTGCGGCTGCGCAGTCCGGGAGGACGCATCCCGGCCAGGCTGTTCCTCGCCCTCGATGACCTGTCCAACCGCCTTGGGGATGGAACCCTGCGAGCCACCACCCGTCAGGCCTTCCAGATGCACGGCATCGCCAAGGCCGATTTGAAAGAGGTGATCGGCACCATCGTTCGTAACATGGGCTCGACCCTTGCGGCCTGCGGGGATATCAACCGCAACGTGATGGCACCCCCAGCTCCTTTTGAGAAAGGCGGCTATCCCGTGGCACGGCGCCTCGCCGATGAAATTGCCGATCTGCTCAGTCCCGAGGCGGCCGAGGGGGCCTATCTCGACCTCTGGGTGGATGGTGACTTGAGTTATCGCTTCAAGCCCAGCCGAGCCGTTCAGAAGACCAGAAAGCGCCAGAGCGAAGGCGGCATTTTTTCCGGCAGCACTGAGGAACCTTTATACGGGGATACCTACCTGCCCCGGAAGTTCAAGGTGGCCGTCACCGTGCCAGGGGACAACTCTGTTGATCTGCTCACCCAGGACATCGGCCTGGTTGCCTTCACCGACCCCTCCGGCGAACTGCGGGGCTGCAACGTCTACGTGGGCGGTGGCATGGGTCGCACCCACAACAAGGAGGAGACCTTCGCTCGCACAGCGGATCCCTTGGGTTACGTCGATGCCGCCGACGTTCTGGATGTGGTTCAGGCGATCCTGGCGCTGCAACGGGACCATGGGGATCGGGAGGTGCGCAAGCACGCCCGCATGAAGTACCTGCTGCATGACAAGGGCATCCAATGGTTCCGCGAAACCCTTTGTGCGACCTACTTCAAGGGACCCCTCAAGGGGCTGCGCAATGAGCCGAAGGCCAAGCTGTTGGACTACCTCGGCTGGCATCGGCAAAAGGCTGGGATGTGGTTTGTGGGATTGCCCCTGCTCTGCGGTCGCCTGAACGGAGACCTCAAGGCAGGGCTGAGGCAGCTGGTGGAGACCTATCAACTGGAGATTCGTCTCACCGCCAATCAAGACCTGCTGCTGTGCAACATCGGCACCTCCCAACGAGCCAGCATTCGAACCCAGCTGGAAGCCCTTGGGTTTGAGGTGCCTGAAGCCCCAGCCTCCCTGGCCAGACATGCCATCGCCTGCCCGGCTCTGCCCACTTGCGGGCTCGCCATCACCGAATCGGAGCGCATCCTCCCGGATGTACTGGATCGTCTCGATGCCCAGCTGCGGCGGCTCGAGATTGAGAAGTCTCTTCTGGTGCGCATGACCGGGTGCCCCAACGGCTGCGCTCGCCCTTACATGGCGGAGCTGGGATTGGTGGGCAACGGAGTCAACCAGTACCAGCTGTGGCTCGGCGGCACCCCCAACCTCCAGCGCCTTGCTCGCCCGTATATGGAGAAACTTCCCCTAGACGATCTGGAAAAAACCCTTGAGCCACTCCTCATCAGCTGGAAAGCTGCGGGTGGACGACGCAGCTTCGGGGACCACATCGAAAAGCTGGGCGATCAGGAAGTGAGCGCGCTGTTGACGGCCTCGGCGTAGACCGCCACAGCTGCAGCCTTTCTCCAGGCCCAGAGCTGATCGCCAAAAGAGTAGTGCCACCACTCGTTTGGATGCTGAACAAATCCGGCTGATCCCATCACTTCAGCAAGCAACTGCCGGCGTTGATGCCAACGCCGAGCTTCGGAATCCTCCCGACCGGCGTAGTGCTGCGGTTCAGACACCGCACCGATGGCATCAATCTCTCCACCCATGGCCAGTGGCGTTCCATCCCTGCTGCTGAGGGTGAGGTCGACAGCAGCACCGGTGCTGTGGGGTGGCGGCGTGGCGGGATCCCGACTGGGAGCGGCCCAGAACCGTCCCACATCGGCCACCACCTGATCGAAGGCGTCCCCCGAGCGCACCTCCACACCGCGTTCACGGCAGAGTTCCGCAAGGCTGTGGTCCACCATGAAGGCCTGTACGGCGATCGGCCGCCACGCATCAAAAATGCTGAGTCGCAAGCTGGGGTCGTGCTCAATCAACCGCTGCTGGGCGTCAAGCAGGCGCTGAACGACCCCCAAGCGCAATTGGAAAGGATTCCCCGACGCCCCATAGGGCGCCCCGAGCTTCAGGTACGGATGAGGTTCCATCCGCCACAAATCGGGAGGCAGCAGTTGCATGGCCTCTCCGCAATCTTCGATCGGAATCGGGCTCCAGGGGCGCATCGAAACTGCAAGAGGATGGGTCAGTTCAAAGGGGTGCCGCCGCTGAGGCGACGCTGCTGTGCATCGAGGGTCTCGCGCAGCAACGGTTGCTGCTCGAGCTCGGGATCATGCTTCAACAGCTCCTGGGCAGCTGTTCGTGCGTCCTCCAGAACGGAACCATCATCGGCAAGGCTGGCCAGGGCCAGATCAGGCAGGCCCGACTGACGGGTGCCCAGAACCTGTCCAGGACCGCGCAAGCGCAGATCCATCTCGGCGATCTCGAAGCCATCGGTGGAGCGCACCAGCACATCCAGACGCTGGCGGGCCAGGGGGTTGGAGCTGCCATTGATCAACAGGCAATGGGAGGCAGCAGCACCACGACCGACGCGCCCCCGCAACTGATGCAGCTGCGCCAGACCAAAGCGTTCGGCATGGTCGATCACCATCACGCTGGCTTCAGGCACATCCACCCCCACTTCAACCACAGTGGTTGACACCAGCACCTGGGTATTGCCCGCAGCGAAATCGGTCAGCACCGCCTGCTTGGCGGCACTGGAGAGTCGTCCATGCAGCAGACCAACTGCCAGATCAGGAAAAACCTCCGAGGCCAATTCAGCGTGAACCTCAACTGCTGAGCGAAGCTCAAGCTTTTCCGACTCGTCCACCAGAGGCAAAACGACATAGGCCCGCTGGCCCAGCTGCACCTCCTCACGGATCAACTCATAGGCCTTTTCCCGCTTTCCGGTCGTGAGCATGCGAGTGCGAATCGGTGTTCGCCCTGGAGGCAATTCATCGATCTGGCTGACATCCAGATCCCCATGCATCGAGAGCGCCAGGGTCCGTGGGATCGGTGTTGCCGTCATGGTGAGCAGATGAGGCTGCAAGCCCTTGTTGAGCAGGCGATCTCGTTGATGCACACCGAAACGGTGCTGTTCATCCACCACCACCAGCCCCAGGCGGTTGAAGACAACCGGTTCCTCGAGCAAAGCATGGGTGCCCACCAGCACCTTCAGGGAACCGTTGGCCAGGTCATCCAGCAACTCCCGGCGGCGGGGCCGTGGCGTGGATCCTGTCAACAGCGCGACGCTGACGTGGAGCTGCGGCAGCCACTGGCAGAGGTTGCGGTAGTGCTGCTCTGCCAACACCTCCGTGGGGGCCATCAGAGCCCCTTGCCAGCCCGAAGCAATGGTGCTGAGCAACGCTGCAATGGCAACCACCGTCTTTCCAGAGCCGACATCCCCCTGCACCAGACGGGCCATGGGTTCGGTGCGCGCCAGATCGGCTTCGATCTCCTGAAACACTCGTTTCTGGGCTGCAGTGAAGCAAAAGGGCAGCAGATCCATGAACTCCCCCACAAGCCCACTGGAACTGGACTGAAGATCAAGGTCCGGTCCCGTCCGAGAGCGCAGCGCCTGGCGTCGGCGCAACAGGCCGAGCTGCAGGAGCAGAAACTCATCGAACACCAAACGGCGGCGCCCCTGATCGAGGCTCTCGCGATCCTTGGGCGCATGCAGGGCCTGCAGGGCTTCAGCCAGCGTCGGCAGATGGAATTGCCGCTGCAGCGCAGCAGGGAGAGGATCAGGCCAGGATTCCGCGAGCGGCAAGACCTGATCGATCAGGCTGCGGAAACGATCAGCTCCGAGCCCTTCGGTGAGGGGATACACCGGGAGAAGTCGCCCGATGCTGGCTGATTTGACTGGAGACGAGGGGCTGTCCAGCACCTCGATCAATGGATCCTGAAAGGTGATGCCGTAGGGGCCGTCTTTCACCAGACCGCTAACGGCCACGGTGGCACCAACGGGGTAGAGGCGCTGCTGGCCTTTGAGGTAGGCCGGAGAACTGAAGCGTTTGCCAGCCAGGAAACGGCTCACCTTCAGGCGACCCGTCGGATCCTGCAGCTGGAGCTCGATGATGGCGAGGTTGGTGTTCCTCGGGCTGACAAATCCGTTGCAACGGCGAATCGTGGCAACGATCGTGGCTGTTTCCCCCGACACCAGCGCCTCAATGCGGCGCATCGCGGAGTAATCGACATGATCGCGGGGGTAATAGCGGAGTAGATCGCGCACCAGCAGTAAGCCGATCGAGGCCAGCCGGGCGGCGACTTTCGGCCCCACACCACGAATCTGAGTGATGGGACTGTCGAGCTGCAGCGGTGAAGTGGTCCGTTGCTGGGGAGATGCCTGAACTTTCAGGCGTGGCGGTGCCATCGGAGCCGAGGGTTCCAAACGATGGCGCAGCTCATGCAGCCACTGACGGGCATCGGTGACCAAGCGACGGCGGGCAGGGTCAGCGAGGTCCGGATAATCGGCAAAGCCTGCGCTGAGCTTTGACATTCGCTCACTGACACCCTGAGGAAAGGGCACGGCCGGTGGGGCGGCGAGCTGCTGCTGCAAAAAGTCGTGAAACCGCTGCTGGCGACCTTGCAGATTCTGAAAACCTCGATCAGCCTCCAACCCCAGCGAGCGCTGAATGGGAAGCATCCAGGCCAGGAGCAGCGACAGCTGCTCGCTGGTCAGTCCCCGCTCAGCTGCTGCGTTGAATCGGATGGGGTCTGCCAATGGGTCCGGGCCTCACGATCCAGGGAGCGACGCTGCCAATGACGCTGCTGCCGCACCATTGTGAGCAGAGCATGGTGGTGAGTGCGCAATCGTTTGCGGCACTGACGCAGACGTGGGCTGTCGAACTCCAGATCGTTGCTGCGC is a window encoding:
- a CDS encoding NADPH-dependent assimilatory sulfite reductase hemoprotein subunit, which codes for MAVAESRTQSLSKAEQRKLDSDYLREPLLSELSNDDVRFTEDAVQLLKFHGSYQQHHRELRKTDKVRSWQMMLRLRSPGGRIPARLFLALDDLSNRLGDGTLRATTRQAFQMHGIAKADLKEVIGTIVRNMGSTLAACGDINRNVMAPPAPFEKGGYPVARRLADEIADLLSPEAAEGAYLDLWVDGDLSYRFKPSRAVQKTRKRQSEGGIFSGSTEEPLYGDTYLPRKFKVAVTVPGDNSVDLLTQDIGLVAFTDPSGELRGCNVYVGGGMGRTHNKEETFARTADPLGYVDAADVLDVVQAILALQRDHGDREVRKHARMKYLLHDKGIQWFRETLCATYFKGPLKGLRNEPKAKLLDYLGWHRQKAGMWFVGLPLLCGRLNGDLKAGLRQLVETYQLEIRLTANQDLLLCNIGTSQRASIRTQLEALGFEVPEAPASLARHAIACPALPTCGLAITESERILPDVLDRLDAQLRRLEIEKSLLVRMTGCPNGCARPYMAELGLVGNGVNQYQLWLGGTPNLQRLARPYMEKLPLDDLEKTLEPLLISWKAAGGRRSFGDHIEKLGDQEVSALLTASA
- a CDS encoding M15 family metallopeptidase — translated: MRPWSPIPIEDCGEAMQLLPPDLWRMEPHPYLKLGAPYGASGNPFQLRLGVVQRLLDAQQRLIEHDPSLRLSIFDAWRPIAVQAFMVDHSLAELCRERGVEVRSGDAFDQVVADVGRFWAAPSRDPATPPPHSTGAAVDLTLSSRDGTPLAMGGEIDAIGAVSEPQHYAGREDSEARRWHQRRQLLAEVMGSAGFVQHPNEWWHYSFGDQLWAWRKAAAVAVYAEAVNSALTS
- the recG gene encoding ATP-dependent DNA helicase RecG, which produces MLPIQRSLGLEADRGFQNLQGRQQRFHDFLQQQLAAPPAVPFPQGVSERMSKLSAGFADYPDLADPARRRLVTDARQWLHELRHRLEPSAPMAPPRLKVQASPQQRTTSPLQLDSPITQIRGVGPKVAARLASIGLLLVRDLLRYYPRDHVDYSAMRRIEALVSGETATIVATIRRCNGFVSPRNTNLAIIELQLQDPTGRLKVSRFLAGKRFSSPAYLKGQQRLYPVGATVAVSGLVKDGPYGITFQDPLIEVLDSPSSPVKSASIGRLLPVYPLTEGLGADRFRSLIDQVLPLAESWPDPLPAALQRQFHLPTLAEALQALHAPKDRESLDQGRRRLVFDEFLLLQLGLLRRRQALRSRTGPDLDLQSSSSGLVGEFMDLLPFCFTAAQKRVFQEIEADLARTEPMARLVQGDVGSGKTVVAIAALLSTIASGWQGALMAPTEVLAEQHYRNLCQWLPQLHVSVALLTGSTPRPRRRELLDDLANGSLKVLVGTHALLEEPVVFNRLGLVVVDEQHRFGVHQRDRLLNKGLQPHLLTMTATPIPRTLALSMHGDLDVSQIDELPPGRTPIRTRMLTTGKREKAYELIREEVQLGQRAYVVLPLVDESEKLELRSAVEVHAELASEVFPDLAVGLLHGRLSSAAKQAVLTDFAAGNTQVLVSTTVVEVGVDVPEASVMVIDHAERFGLAQLHQLRGRVGRGAAASHCLLINGSSNPLARQRLDVLVRSTDGFEIAEMDLRLRGPGQVLGTRQSGLPDLALASLADDGSVLEDARTAAQELLKHDPELEQQPLLRETLDAQQRRLSGGTPLN